The DNA sequence TGCTTTTTCAacactgaaaagaatttaaaactttTTTCTGATGACTTTGATATAAATCTTCCCAAAGCTGTTATCCTGTATGTTAATCTCTGCACTTCTTTCTTGCTCGTGAGTATATTTGGTATTTCCTCAATAGCTTTGATCTGTGTGGGATTTACTTCAATACCTCTGTTagaaaaaaaaaacctaaaaatatACCTGAAGCCACGCCAAAAGCGCACTTTTTCGGGTTTAACTTCATATTGTACTTGCGGAGAGTCTCAAAGGTCTCGAACAAGTGTTGAAAATGATCCCCCGTCTGTgttgacttgaccaacatatcgtctaTATAGACTTCCATGATTTTTCCCACGAGTTCTTGAAACATTTAGTCACCAATCTTTGATATgtggctccagcatttttcaagccaaatgGCATGATTTTATAACAGTAAATCCCCCTGTCTGTGATAAACAAAGTTTTATCTTCATCTAGAGGATCCATTTTTATCTGGTTATATCCTGAATATGCATCTAAAAAACTTAAAAGCTCATGACATGCGGTAGAATCAATTAACtgatctatatgcggtaaagAAAATGAATCTTTAGGACAAGCCTTATTTAAATCAGTATAGTCTACGCAAACTCGccattttccattcttttttggaaccacaacggtattagctaaccagtcagggtactttacctctcgtatTGAACCAATTTTCAAAAGCTTTTGTACCTCATCCTGGATCACTTGGTTTTTGAAGGACCCTTGCTTCCTTTTCTTTTACTTGACTGGTGGGTGTAATGGATCCTCATTCATCTTATGAATCATCACCTCCggtggtatacctgtcatatctgaatgcgaccaagcaaagcaatctgcGTTGGCACgtaaaaattcaattaacttacTTTTCATCTCTGGGCTCAAATTTACTCTGATGTAAAATTTTTTGTCTGGCCAGTGGACAAATAGTATTACAGCTTCGAGCTCCTCGGTGGTTGTTTTAATGTTCTCATTTTCCTCTGGCTCTTGACTCACATCGGGTCTCGAGTCGACATCAGTCTTCCCTTGCGTGTTTTCAGTTGAGGTTTGAATAGTAGTGTCCTCAACTGAATTCTGTAATTGCTATTTCGCATCTGCATCATTGGCAACTATGCTTGCAGTCACCACCGAGTTAATACTTCGTGAAGCTTATTGATCTCCGCGGATTCGTCGGATTCCCCATTGTGAAGGGAATTTGATAACTTGATGCAATGTGGATGGGACAacatccatatcatgaatccatggtcttcccaaaattatATTATAAGCCATGTCTGTGTCTATCACCTGGAACTTTGTATCCTTGATGACCCATTTTGCAAATGTGGTAAGTACAACTTCCCCTTTCGTAACAACACTTGAATTATCAAACCCAGATAAGGACCGTGCTTTTGGTATGACCTTATCTTAGCTTGCATTTCATTTACCACCCCCAGTAAAATGATGTtcactgagctacctggatcaatcaaaactatttttacattagtatcatgtacaagtagagatattaccagtgcatcgttgtgaggaatCATCAAGCCATCCGCGTCTTCATCGTCGAATGTTATATTGTCGCCCTCCAAAACTTGGCGGACTCACTTTCCATGAGTGATAGTAACTTTGAAGTCTTTTTCGCGGCTGTGTATGTTACTCCATTAACCTCATCATCTCCGGTTATGACGTTGATTGTTCTCTTTGGTGATGGAAGTTTTGGGGGTTCTTGTCTGTTATTCATGTATGATTGTCTCTCTTTTTCACTGAACAGATCAGTAAGATAGCCTTACATCAATAAATGTTCGACCTCTCCTTGCAAAAGCCTGCAATCTGTTGTTCTATGGCCATGATCATTATGAAACTCGCACCAAAAGTCTGGGTTTCTTTTGTTCGGATCTGATCTCATTTCTTTTGGCCATCGCACCTTATCTCCCATACCTTTTAAAATAGCTACCAATTCGGAGGTGTTAATGTTAAAGCTATAATCCCCTATTCTTGCTTGTGTACTGGGATCACTACTTCGGGCATTTCGTTCCTTTTTGAACCTAGATGAAGAACTCATGTCTTTTTGTCTTGATCTTGAATCAAATCGTGCATTCTCCGATTTAGATCGAGAGTCTCGCCCCGTAGGTCCCATGTATGGGTCGTACCTATTTTTACTGGACCTTCTTTCTGATTCTGAGCGTCTCGAACCTGGCCTTTCTTCGGCCCTTGGTTGTGCGACCGTATCTTCTTCTATCTGCAGCTTTGTACTATATCTATTGTACACATCGTTTCAAGTTGTTGCAGGAAATTCTCGTAAACTTTCTTTCAACCTCCTCGTGGCTtctgaactttgctcgttcaagtTGCTCGCGAATGCCATAGCCGCCCAGTTATCAGGTACTCGAGGTATCATCATCCTCTCTCGCTGGAATCTATCTACGAATTCCTTGAGCAATTATGTACTCGAAGATGTCTTCCATCCTTTTTTCACCTTTTTGAGttcccgaatgtgcttttataaatgaatttgcaagctcagcaaaagaatcaatggaatttttaggtaaaagagaataccatatTAATGCTCCTTTTGTGAGTGTTTCGCCAAACTTTTTAACCAAAACTGATTCGAGCTCCTGtttggttaaatcattgcctttCACGCTGGTAGTGAACGCGGTTACGTGATTCCGAGGGTCAGTTGTTCCATCATATTTGGAAATATCAGGCATTTTAAACTTTTTGGAAATTGATAAAGGTGTTGCACTTGGCTTCTAGGGTTGCTGTGAATACTTATCAATATCCACACCTTTGATCATGGTAGGCATGCCAGGTATTTACTCTATACGCTCGTTTTGCTCCTTCAACTGTTTTTGCAAAGTTAGCATTAAACTTTGTAAACTAGAATTATTTGGCGTACCTGACACTCCATCGCGAAATTCATAGGGAATTTCTCCACTTCTAGAGTTATCAAGCCCCGAACGCGGGTTCTCCAAAGTTGTTGTATTAACTGGTGGAGGAGTTTGTGCTGCATTGGGTAATCCTCTGACAAAAGCCTGTAGTGCACTGTTCGCGTGTTCTGCAATCAATTTCTTTAGAGCATCCTGCTCCACGGTTTGGTCGTCTCCATGCTGATCATCAGCGCGCGAAGCAGACCTTTCAGGTGAACTTTTACGGGATTGCTGAGGGAATTCCGTAGGTGTGTGGGGTGGTGGAGTTCCACTTTGTTGGTTCAGCTGCTTTTTCTCGTTAACGGTTGACATACTTGGTCGTTAAAAATGAAGTTTGGAAAGTGAACAGACTATCAGATTTTCAGTAACGGAACCAATttatttaacccaaaaatagatttctcggtcaaaatcaatatcaagaagaaatagggttactgataaccaagatttacttcactttcccAATAATTTGAACAATAAATCAAGGAATGAaataattgacaaagaaaatacGAAATAGATTGATAATCACTCCCAAAATTGCGGTTTAGAACCTTGAGAATAAGGTAAAGAATGATTGCATAAATTTCAGTCCTTATATAGGAGCATACAGTTATAACGGTTTCCTTATTTAATTCGGGCTCACTAATGGcattaattgccttgattacccGTTACCATATACAATTGTAATGGAAGTATTTATGGCTAAGGATTTCATGTAACCGTATCGATTTCCCTTCCTTATTTATGACAGGTTCGTGCATCTTCCATTCTTAACGGTCTTTATTCATTCCGCTCCTATTTCTCCTTTTACAGCTGTCAGGTCCGGCTCTTTTCTCAGTGTAACCCGAGGGTGTTCCTCCCGTGCCTTTTTCGCATTCTTTAACTCGTCTGATTAAGAACGTCACTTGTCGCTACATTGATGGTCCACATACCATGTCTTGTCACCTCGATGATAGTCCACGTGTCATGTCTTTTTTTCACTAATACAACTACCTTGTTTTATATTAACTTTCTAACATTGAACGCATCAAATTTAATTCTTTCACGAAGTCTTTCAAAATATAtgtatgcaaaaatattatcgagaaaacaaaattacaaaaaataacaCAAAAGAACTGAAAAGGTATTTTCTTTACCCCCTTTTAGGGTTTCTTCtctttatatttaaaattttttgttttaattaCTTGTTCATTTTTTATTTGCTTTACAGTATGCAAAAGAATTTTGAAGAACGAAATTGGAAATAAGATGTAAGAATATACTCACTCTATTTCAAAAAGATTGGCATTATTTCCTTATTAGTGCGTTTCAAAAATATTGACACATTTCAATATTTCCTTAATAAGAAGTATTTATAGTCACACAAGTTATATGACACATTTCATACCActaagtttcaaaagttttacagTCATAGAAATGTTATAGCTTATTTAAGCCCACATATCTCAAAAGTTTTATCTTTATTAAAGTTTGTATCAAGTTAAACTAAGATAATCTttttaaaacggagggagtactaaaCTTTGTGAAAGGAAAATGTAAGAAAACAATCTTGTCCATTAGGTTGATAGGTACAATATATTTCCGTTACACCATAAAAGAAATATTCAAGCAATATATCAAAATCTTAAGGTTGGTAAGTTACAAACTGAAGCCTCTAGAGTTACACGGTTATCCCTTATAATGAATGGAGAATCCAGCTCCTTAGTTTCTGCACAATTATGGCTTCAGCTTGGCAGAGCATAAGGTAGGTAAGTACGAATGAAAACTTTTCGAACTTGTAGCAATTTTTACCCATTTGTTTACTCAATACACAAAATCACAGTCGTAAAgtggaaaaaaggaaaaaagaaacaaattaaGTTAAAGGAGCTTGACAAGTGCCATGGGAGAGGTCAGGATGATTAAAGCTTAAGCTTCTACCAGACAATTTCCTTTGTACTAAATTAAATTAAGCAGCAACCTAAATCTAGATTTGTCAAACCCACCAAAACTGTTTCCAACCCAGCATCTGCATTCCCAGATACTTTGGCTGGACTGTGACTAACTTATCTTGATTCCTATTTTTACACAAGTAAGAGAAACAACTAGAACAGAAAAGTATGGACTTTTTTGGCAAATGACGTCTTCTGCAGTAACATCGAATGGAAAAGCATCAAAACTTCAACTCAACATCATGAGGAACAGGCGAAGCATTGCCTGTCAAAGCATTCGAGGATTCAGAATGAAATCACCCGTTATAACTTCTTGATCAGCTCATGTTTTTAAAATCTCAATCAATCTCTCCTTCCTCCGGATCTTTTGATATGTCCTCAGGACAATTTGATAAATCTGGAATACTATGTGATTCATTTTCTTCTTCATCCTCACCATCTCCCTTCATATACAATCCAAGCTGCTCCAATGGGTTACTGCTTGCCTTGAATTTGAAACTACCAAGACCATTTTGAGAGTGACCAGGGCTTGTCTCTTCAGTGAACCTCTCTAATTGTTCATCTGGAGCAGCTCTAAACAATTCCAGATCTTCCATAAACTGACTGTTCTCATTGATTTCAACTGTCTTTTCCATCTATTGGAAAAAATACAATTACAAGTTGCACAAGTAGGAGATGATCAAACCTAATCTGACCCCAGCTAGGATATGTCATTACCTTCAGCAGAGCCTGACGAGCAGCTTCTCTTTCAAGTTCTCGTTTCTTTTTGGCTTCTGCAGCAGCTTCTGCTTCAGCTTCTCTTCGAGCCTCACCTGCGGCCTTAGCTTCTGCTTGTAAGCGGGCTTTCTCTGCATAAGTAGACAGAAATAAACAGGAAGTTCCTGCAAATGTTATTGTGAAATCCGTACAAACTAAAAATAATCAGACCTTCTCGCCTTCGCCTTTCAAGCTCCTCTTTCCCAAGCTTCAGCTTTTCAGGGTCCCACACTTCACCCTAAAATATGGTAAGAAGAAATGTCAGTGCCAAACAAAGTTCCATACAGATAAAATTCCAACAAGGGTGACACCAACAATTGTTAGCCCTACCTTCTCAAGGGTTTTCTCTTGAGCTTTTAATATGGTATCTGCAAAACGACTCCTCAACAACGCTGCACGGTAAAGTTTCTCAGGGGAGACTTGCCTCTCCGGTGGAGCACTCTCCCCTAAAAGATTACAGCACACGGTGTGAGATGATGCCGCATAACTAATTAGCACATATTTTCTTCGCCAATTACCATTGCTTACCCTCATGATGATCATTGGGTTCACCTAAAATAGACTTTGGTTGTGAATTCCGCTCTGTAAAGCCATCCAAGGAATCTGTCGAACATGAATGCAAACACAATGTCACACTCGTATTGAGCAAAAAATTTTGGTAAAATCTCCCACTTCCCAGAGAGAACCAAAATGTGCAGCTACAAGAAACAACAGGAAAACAAATCTTATGGATTCTACAGATTGACAACCTCTAGACTCTCGTTGATCGAGCTCTTTCTGTTCTAAGCTCAACCCAGAACTCGCTGTCACCTGCTGAGGAACAGAATCAATTAGCAAGGGAGAAAATAAGTCAGACATGATAATGAGCCGCAAAAGAACACATAAAATAAGGCAACAAATCCCATCTGTCACACCTTTGGGTTGGTTAAGGGAATTGAACCTTTAGCACCATCAGATTCACCACTAGAAGAGCTCCCGGAGTCTGTATCTAAGAAGATAAGCATCCAACAATCTGAGTGAGAAGTAGAAAAAATACTGCCTCAAGTTCACTGCACACAGTTCACTTAATCACAGACTGTTTAACAGGCAATGAAGTCCTAATTGAGTAAAGCATATTAACTCCAGAGGAATAAGAACTCTTGCACCTTCCGATTTCATACAAGTGTTCGAATGTGGAAGGCTAAGGCATCTTATACCTTCAAAACTTGTTCTCTCCATTAACCAGGAATACATAGGACACCTTACTCAATATGTGGAGTAAGTATCCGATGTACAAAAGAAGTGTTGAATTTAATGATAAACAAAAAGAACATATCTAATTTATTAGTCCTATGTACCTCAAAATAGAGAACAGTaagcaaaaaaggaaaaatagCAATTTCTATGTAGTGCAGGAAGCTATCGATGTAATATTCAATTGGGCGAAAGGACAGAAGCGAGAGCTACTAAAATACACTAAGCCTTGTTCATCATTAATGATAAGCAATTGTAATGTATATATAGACTCGCAAGATCTTGCAATCACCCTCCTGCTAGTTAAAGCCACTGCTGCTTATTGAGGAATTTCTACTAGGGAAGTATCAATATTCGGATCCACATGAAGAAGCTTCAAACACCTGAATTTTTTTCAATATTAAATGGTGGAGGCCATAGTGGGAAGAAGCAATACCATCTGAGTCTTGCCACAATATTTCAAGCCATACAGATGCAGCAGAGCAGCTCAGAAAGAAATCATGATCAGATTTAGAAGCGAGAGGCTATAATACACACGTTTATCTTTGGCCAAGCTATAAGATCTCAACAATGTTGCTCCTAACAAAAGGACAAATGGGACAATTGAAGGTTGTGCTACCAAAGTCAAAGGATTGAAGAGAAAAACAAAGCAGATGGACAATATGACATAGAAGATGGGAACGGATCTGGAAGACCATCCTTTTAAAGCGAATTCTAATTTGTGAACAGTGCTTAAATGTAAGCATTAACTTGTGATTTATTTGCATATACTAATCAAACTTTTTCATTTTTATCTAGGATAGCGATTAGAGCGCCAACTTATTCTTGTTCAACAAGTAAGCAATCCAAATAAGGTGGGGACAAAGGACAAGTACTCAGATGTGAAAGGAACCAGAAGCTTTTTTAAAACCTTCATTCACATAATTTTTTTTTGGATGTAAATCTATTGATGTTGGGAGAAGAAACCTTCATTCACATAATTTTAAAGAACTTATCAAACAACACAATTTTAAAGAGATCATGAGGTACCAGGAGAAAAGTAatcacaaaattcataaaaagaaaCATATCACATCAGAAATTTTCTCATTGCCAAACCAAAAAGAACACCAGTCTATTTTCCACAGCTCACTGAAATTACATGACAAACAAAAAGATGTCAAAACTCAAAGCAATAAGTTCCCAGTATCATTTTTTCCTTCCGAAGTAGGTTCATCACCATGAAAATTAGCACACTCGAACCTCAAGTTAAAAGTCCCTGACTTACATGTCAAAAGCTCTAATTTCAAGAGCAAATATAAACCTAAAATTATTCCTTAAACCCTAATATAAgcaaatgtgtgtgtgtgtgtgtgtgtgtgtgtgtgtgagagagagagagagagagagagagagagagagagagagagagagagagagagagagagaggaggggGGTCATGTGTCAATTCGTGAGAGGTACTGGCAGATTTGATAGAAGGGAGCCACAAAAGTTCTCTTTTCTCTATTGTTCTTTTCCTCTCTTttcatttcctttttattttggtGACACCAACAGGATTCTTTCGCACTGCCATTAAAAACGTAGTTAGATATAGGAAATTGGCCAATACTTTTACATTTACACAAATGGGAAACAGCAGGCAACTCAAGGGATAAAGTGGTTATACAGTAGAATCCATCGTCAAGCCTATAGGAAATACTGGAGAAGGAAGATTATCATCACAGGCAGAACGAGTTACAAAATGACCCACCACCTTGTAAAAATACAGCAACCCTCTCAGAACGAACCAAACACCAATCCACCCAACACTGTGAAGTTCTATTTGAAGAGCGAGAAAATTGATTTTCATCAAGTATATCACACATGCAAAGAGTTCCCACAAGAAAATgcaataaacaaaaaaaaacaggGTCAAGGATGAAAAAGAAAAGGCAGAGTCTTTGTGTCTAACAAGATAAAATTTGTAACCAACATAAATAAAGCCACAAGTTATGCAAGAATTTCTTAATAGCACAAACCACTAGATGAAGAGCCTAAATCACTTCTAGAACTACTTGAGCTGCTGCATTTATTGGCTCTACGAACAAGGTCCTTTTCAATCTCCACGGGTGTGAAACTTGAGACAGGTGGATCATTTCCTCCAATATCGACTTCCTCATCTGCTGGATCATTGtctataaataaaatttaaaaatacataGAAGACAGAGAGAATCAGAAACTCTATTAATCACCATATATCAGCTTGACAGCTCTACTTCTTTTAAATCTTCAAGCATGTACTAATGAGAAATCACCTTTGCATGGCTGCATGGATGAATTGCTAAAACCAGACTCATTCTGAAGCGGCAGCATACAAAAAATAATATGATAACTTTAATATGCACATAAAGGCATCTTGTAAAGTAATATAAAGAATGAAGTAAGATATTATGCAATCACATTATCATATTCACCTCCATCTCACAAGGTTCAGCTTTTGCCTGACTTTTCTGTTTATCCAGTAGATACTCATCCAAGAGCTGCCGTAACTTGTACAGTGTATCATTAGTGAGAGCATCAATATCAATCTCGATCTCATCTTCACTAACTTGACTTCCATGAAGGCTGCTCTCTTTTAGGAAATCAATTATCTTTTCAGGTAATTCAGCCAGTAATGCCTCCAGCTCCATACTGAGTTTATGCTTCTCAAAATCGCTCATGACTTGCTTTACCGGTTCTGATCTACCCTTGTTTTCAAATGGAGcaattttcttcttcttataAGGTGGTACTACTAAAGGAGCTTCACTTTCAGTTTCTAAAATAACACTCGACTTTGAAGGTAAAGGTTCTTCTTCTGCTACAGGAAATTTCTTCTCTATCTGTTTCCATCTAACCTCGAAAAATTTGCTAAGTGTTTGAGCCATAATATGAACGTCGTTTCCTGGTGAATTGTATGTCATCGCATTCTTAAAGGTGAGCCTCACATCTGCAGAAAATTCCAAAGGAGTTAAATATTCCCCTGACATCAACTTTGATTGTACAGTCCCCAAATCCATTGGATGCTTAATAACAGTGAAATAGTCTGGGATTTTTAATTTTACCACATCAACTGGCGCATTGAAAACCCAACCATATTGGTGTGACATCATCCGGTTTAGCAGCGTCTCGCATTGTTTCATAAACATCACTATACTAGTGTTTGAGACGGCCTGTTTCACTGGCTCAGGCCGCCGAGCCCCTAATCCTTTTGTTCGAGGTCCATTTCTTCCTTGAGCAGTCTTTTTCTTTCCGCGAGGTACTTTTGCTTCTTTCATAAAACTCTGAGATATCTCCGCGCCTGGCCTCCTCCACCCATCACTGCAACTATGTATATCACTAACAGGTGAAAGAACCCCAAAATTTGAGCTAAAAGAAGCAATTTTCTTCTGCAGTATTCTAACATGTTCAAGTTCAGTCCTCAACCTTATTTTCAAATCTTTTCTCTCGGAGCATGACATCTTGGACAACGACAAAACTTGAGTAGGTACACTAAATTGATCGTAATCATCAGCACTCAAATTAATGCATCTCTTCTTCGGTGCACAAGAATCATCTGAAGCTGTCATTTCAGTTTCAACTCGTCCTGAGCTACCAAAACCCTCGGATTCTGCCATTGTTCCAACAGCATGACAATAATCCGGCACAAACCCAGACACATAACCTCTTGAAACTTTACGTGACTTTCCCATCATTTCACCCGAACCCTTATTAAAACACTTGTTCAATTCCCCCTGTCCAGTGAAATGTACGGGAACAGTAAGTACCATGTGATAAATAAACTCCTAAAGTCTGCACATGCCAACCAAATTTAATCCGTCTCAATAGTTAGAAATGAAGCAAAGATGGCACGGTCCTGATTAATTGTTTTGAAGTGATAGGCTTTCGCCTACTAATGGGTATAGATACGCCATCTTGGATCCAAAGACATCAATAGCATTACCTCGAGACGACTTTCACAATTTCCACAATGCCGGAATAAACTAATTCGTTATGGTTCTCAGTAGCAAATGGGCAATTCAATTTCACCGAACAGCACCAATTTTCTCCTTCGTCCAACAGTTAATATTAAGATTTTCCATGTAACAGTAAATTCATCATAGAAACATCTCTCCCCTGTAACCCAATAGGGAGACTCTCATTTATTCCCTATTACGAATTTAACGCATTTGGGTTATAAATAATGAgtaaatagattcacataaactcTAATTgatattggaaaaaaaaaaacacaaaattgGAGCTTCAAAATCCAATAGAAAGCCCTAAGAGTTAGTATGAAGCTGAGATAGAAAATTGAAGAAGCTTCTAGAAGAACCCAATATTGAAACCTGGATATCCAAATAGAGCAGGTGGCCCAATCAATCACACCAAACCCTTGAAGAAAACCCTCGTTTGGCTTTCGCTCTTCGCcgcgaagagagagagagagagagaagaaatgAGATTGCTAAATTATATACAAAGAACCAAATATGGAAAGAGAGACAACTTCCGAGATTGTGTTTTGCAATTTTATCCCGCCGCGCTATTAGCATTTCTTAACCGATAGTTTTCCTCGTATTAGTTTATCTGACGGCTGTTGTTATCTCTCTTTCAGACCATCAGATACAGATCTGGCGGCGGCGCTTCTttgttcttcctttttctttgttcttttttcctttttaacgATAGTCGATAAATAATAACTTAAGCGTTCTTAcaacaaaattaataaattttgtgTCGATCACGCATTCGCTTGAGTGACCATATGCATTCCCATCCGTACTATGGTTATGACATCTTATTATTCAAAATATTCTTTAATATTTTTAGtaatcaaaaaataaaagtagATAGATAAAACTTGAAAATCAATAAaacacagtttgtccaaaattaattcaagctatttttagtcaataaaagcgaccgtgctagaaccacgggactcgggaatgccttaca is a window from the Nicotiana tomentosiformis chromosome 10, ASM39032v3, whole genome shotgun sequence genome containing:
- the LOC104103281 gene encoding transcription factor GTE10-like isoform X3, with the protein product MVLTVPVHFTGQGELNKCFNKGSGEMMGKSRKVSRGYVSGFVPDYCHAVGTMAESEGFGSSGRVETEMTASDDSCAPKKRCINLSADDYDQFSVPTQVLSLSKMSCSERKDLKIRLRTELEHVRILQKKIASFSSNFGVLSPVSDIHSCSDGWRRPGAEISQSFMKEAKVPRGKKKTAQGRNGPRTKGLGARRPEPVKQAVSNTSIVMFMKQCETLLNRMMSHQYGWVFNAPVDVVKLKIPDYFTVIKHPMDLGTVQSKLMSGEYLTPLEFSADVRLTFKNAMTYNSPGNDVHIMAQTLSKFFEVRWKQIEKKFPVAEEEPLPSKSSVILETESEAPLVVPPYKKKKIAPFENKGRSEPVKQVMSDFEKHKLSMELEALLAELPEKIIDFLKESSLHGSQVSEDEIEIDIDALTNDTLYKLRQLLDEYLLDKQKSQAKAEPCEMENESGFSNSSMQPCKDNDPADEEVDIGGNDPPVSSFTPVEIEKDLVRRANKCSSSSSSRSDLGSSSSDTDSGSSSSGESDGAKGSIPLTNPKQVTASSGLSLEQKELDQRESRDSLDGFTERNSQPKSILGEPNDHHEGESAPPERQVSPEKLYRAALLRSRFADTILKAQEKTLEKGEVWDPEKLKLGKEELERRRREEKARLQAEAKAAGEARREAEAEAAAEAKKKRELEREAARQALLKMEKTVEINENSQFMEDLELFRAAPDEQLERFTEETSPGHSQNGLGSFKFKASSNPLEQLGLYMKGDGEDEEENESHSIPDLSNCPEDISKDPEEGEID
- the LOC104103281 gene encoding transcription factor GTE10-like isoform X1 — translated: MVLTVPVHFTGQGELNKCFNKGSGEMMGKSRKVSRGYVSGFVPDYCHAVGTMAESEGFGSSGRVETEMTASDDSCAPKKRCINLSADDYDQFSVPTQVLSLSKMSCSERKDLKIRLRTELEHVRILQKKIASFSSNFGVLSPVSDIHSCSDGWRRPGAEISQSFMKEAKVPRGKKKTAQGRNGPRTKGLGARRPEPVKQAVSNTSIVMFMKQCETLLNRMMSHQYGWVFNAPVDVVKLKIPDYFTVIKHPMDLGTVQSKLMSGEYLTPLEFSADVRLTFKNAMTYNSPGNDVHIMAQTLSKFFEVRWKQIEKKFPVAEEEPLPSKSSVILETESEAPLVVPPYKKKKIAPFENKGRSEPVKQVMSDFEKHKLSMELEALLAELPEKIIDFLKESSLHGSQVSEDEIEIDIDALTNDTLYKLRQLLDEYLLDKQKSQAKAEPCEMELQNESGFSNSSMQPCKDNDPADEEVDIGGNDPPVSSFTPVEIEKDLVRRANKCSSSSSSRSDLGSSSSDTDSGSSSSGESDGAKGSIPLTNPKQVTASSGLSLEQKELDQRESRDSLDGFTERNSQPKSILGEPNDHHEGESAPPERQVSPEKLYRAALLRSRFADTILKAQEKTLEKGEVWDPEKLKLGKEELERRRREEKARLQAEAKAAGEARREAEAEAAAEAKKKRELEREAARQALLKMEKTVEINENSQFMEDLELFRAAPDEQLERFTEETSPGHSQNGLGSFKFKASSNPLEQLGLYMKGDGEDEEENESHSIPDLSNCPEDISKDPEEGEID
- the LOC104103281 gene encoding transcription factor GTE10-like isoform X2: MVLTVPVHFTGQGELNKCFNKGSGEMMGKSRKVSRGYVSGFVPDYCHAVGTMAESEGFGSSGRVETEMTASDDSCAPKKRCINLSADDYDQFSVPTQVLSLSKMSCSERKDLKIRLRTELEHVRILQKKIASFSSNFGVLSPVSDIHSCSDGWRRPGAEISQSFMKEAKVPRGKKKTAQGRNGPRTKGLGARRPEPVKQAVSNTSIVMFMKQCETLLNRMMSHQYGWVFNAPVDVVKLKIPDYFTVIKHPMDLGTVQSKLMSGEYLTPLEFSADVRLTFKNAMTYNSPGNDVHIMAQTLSKFFEVRWKQIEKKFPVAEEEPLPSKSSVILETESEAPLVVPPYKKKKIAPFENKGRSEPVKQVMSDFEKHKLSMELEALLAELPEKIIDFLKESSLHGSQVSEDEIEIDIDALTNDTLYKLRQLLDEYLLDKQKSQAKAEPCEMELQNESGFSNSSMQPCKDNDPADEEVDIGGNDPPVSSFTPVEIEKDLVRRANKCSSSSSSRSDLGSSSSDTDSGSSSSGESDGAKGSIPLTNPKVTASSGLSLEQKELDQRESRDSLDGFTERNSQPKSILGEPNDHHEGESAPPERQVSPEKLYRAALLRSRFADTILKAQEKTLEKGEVWDPEKLKLGKEELERRRREEKARLQAEAKAAGEARREAEAEAAAEAKKKRELEREAARQALLKMEKTVEINENSQFMEDLELFRAAPDEQLERFTEETSPGHSQNGLGSFKFKASSNPLEQLGLYMKGDGEDEEENESHSIPDLSNCPEDISKDPEEGEID